The genomic interval GTCACGGACGGTCTGCACCAGGTGGGGCTGCATGAGCGTGCCGTTGTTCGCGATGGCGGCCGAGACCATGGCCATCTGCAGCGGCGTCGAGGTGACGTCGCCCTGGCCGATGCCGGACAACGCCACCCGGTCGGGGGTGAACGCGTCGCTCGCCGCCGGGAACGCGCTGACGGCCGAGCGCATGGGGACGCGGAACAGGTCGTCGAAGCCGAACCTGGCCGCCTGGGTGCGCATGGCGTCGCCGCCCACCTCCACGGCCAGCGACGCGAACGCGGTGTTGCACGACATCACCATGGCGTCGTGCAACGACATCTGGTCGGTCGGCGAGCACGCCTCGCCGCCGAAGTTCGGCAGGTCGGTGCTGGTGCCCGGCAGCCGGAAGGTGCGCGGCGCCGCGATCTGCGTGTCGGCCTGGAACGCGCCGGACTCGATCGCGGCCGCAGCGCCCACGAGCTTGAACGTCGACCCAGGCGGGTACAGCGCCGAGATCGAGCGGTTGATGAGCGGGTTTCCCTCGGCGTTCAGCAGGTCCTGGTACGCCTGGCCGGCCTGGCCGGTCGAGTGCACGGCCAGGACGTTCGGATCGAACGACGGCTTGGAGACCATCGCGAGGATCGCACCGGTCGAGGGATCGACGGCGACGATCGAGCCGCGCTGGCCACCCAGGGCGTCCCATGCCGCCTGCTGGATGACGGGGTCGATGGTGAGCTCGACCGACGAGCCCTGCGTCGCGCGGCCCGTGAGCAGGTTCTGAAGCCGGTCGACCCACAGGGCGTCGGCCTGCCCGTTGAGGAACGAGTTCTCGGCGCTCTCGACCGCCGACGAGCCGTTGACCAGGGAGAAGAAGCCGGTGACGGGCGCGTACATCTGCGCCTTCTCCGGGTCGCCGCCCGAGTAGACGCGCTGGAACCCGAACGGGGAGTCGACCGGCACCGACTCCGCGATCGGCTGCCCGGCCACGACGATGGGGCCGCGTGCGACGTTGAACTCGCGGAAGATGCTGCGGACGTTGCGCCCGTCGTTGTTGAGCCGGTCGGCCCGGTAGAACTGCGTGTACGTCGTGGAGACCATGAGGGCCAGGAACATCACCATGACGACGGCCGAGAGCCGCCGGAGCGTCGTGTTCACAGGTCACCTCCGACGCGTGGGGGGACGACCTGGATCGGTGCCGTGCCCGGGTGCTCGCCGTCGGCGTTCCCGACACCGGGATGCTCGCCGTCGGCGGGCGCGATGCGGCCCTGCCCGACCTGCCCGCGCACGGGCAGCGTCGACGGGCGCAGGGCGCTGTCGGAGACCCGCAGCAGGATCGCGACGATGATCCAGTTGGACAGGAGCGAAGACCCGCCCTGAGCCATGAACGGCAAGGTCAGGCCGGTCAGCGGGATGAGCCGTGTGACACCGCCGACGACGACGAACGTCTGCAGCGCGATCGTGAACGCGAGGCCACCGGCGAGGAGCTTGCCGAACCCGTCGCGCACGGTGATCGCGGTCCGCAGGCCGCGCTCGACGAGGATCAGGAACACCAGCAGGATCGCCAGCATGCCCGTGAGGCCGAGCTCCTCGGCGAGCGAGGTGTAGATGAAGTCGGAGAACGAGAACGGCACGAGGTAGGGGAAGCCCTGCCCCCAGCCGGTGCCGAACAGGCCGCCGTTCGCCATGCCGAACAGGCCCGCGACGAGCTGGCCCGAGCCGCCGCGCGCGTTGAACACGGCAGGGTCGAACGCGTGCAGCCACCCCGTCATGCGCTGGCTGACGTGCGGGAACACCTCGGCCGCGAGCACGGCACCGCCCGCGAAGAGCAGCAGACCGATGAGCACCCAGGAGAACCGCTGGGTGGCCAGGTAGAGCATCGCGACGAAGATGCCGAAGAGCAGCAGAGAGGTGCCCAGGTCACGCTGGAACACGAGCACCGCGAGCGAGGCCGCCCACACGAGCAGGATCGGCCCCAGGTCCCGGATGCGCGGGAGCTGCAGCCCCAGCACCTTGGGTCCGGCGAGGGCGAGCGTGTCACGGTTGGACACGAGATAGCCGGCGAAGAACACGGTGAGCGTGATCTTGGCGAACTCGGCGGGCTGCATCGAGAACCCGCCGAGGTGGATCCAGATCCGGGCACCGTTGATGCTGCGCCCGATGCCGGGCACGAGTGGCAGCGCCAGCAGCACGAGGCTTGCGAACATCGCGGTGTACGTCAGCTTGCGCAGGCTGCGGTGATCCTTGAGGAACCACAGCACCAGGCACGCGAGCACGACGCCGAGCGCCGACCACTGCGTGTTGCGCACCACGTCGGCACCCGCTGCT from Xylanimonas allomyrinae carries:
- a CDS encoding peptidoglycan D,D-transpeptidase FtsI family protein produces the protein MNTTLRRLSAVVMVMFLALMVSTTYTQFYRADRLNNDGRNVRSIFREFNVARGPIVVAGQPIAESVPVDSPFGFQRVYSGGDPEKAQMYAPVTGFFSLVNGSSAVESAENSFLNGQADALWVDRLQNLLTGRATQGSSVELTIDPVIQQAAWDALGGQRGSIVAVDPSTGAILAMVSKPSFDPNVLAVHSTGQAGQAYQDLLNAEGNPLINRSISALYPPGSTFKLVGAAAAIESGAFQADTQIAAPRTFRLPGTSTDLPNFGGEACSPTDQMSLHDAMVMSCNTAFASLAVEVGGDAMRTQAARFGFDDLFRVPMRSAVSAFPAASDAFTPDRVALSGIGQGDVTSTPLQMAMVSAAIANNGTLMQPHLVQTVRDPDLEVVEQTEPTKIRDAVSPATADALTQMMVDTVETGTGTSARIPGVQVAGKTGTAQTAPGVAPHAWFTAFAPADNPKIAVAVIVENGGNLSSEATGGRLAAPMARAVIEAALNR
- a CDS encoding FtsW/RodA/SpoVE family cell cycle protein is translated as MTAVETPEATLEPRVRRPLRLAELWLLMLAVAAGVGAFALVGMSISDALPTHFWFESLALVVLALVAHVVVRIRAPFASQTILPAAVLLNGVGLAMILRIQESGARGAAGADVVRNTQWSALGVVLACLVLWFLKDHRSLRKLTYTAMFASLVLLALPLVPGIGRSINGARIWIHLGGFSMQPAEFAKITLTVFFAGYLVSNRDTLALAGPKVLGLQLPRIRDLGPILLVWAASLAVLVFQRDLGTSLLLFGIFVAMLYLATQRFSWVLIGLLLFAGGAVLAAEVFPHVSQRMTGWLHAFDPAVFNARGGSGQLVAGLFGMANGGLFGTGWGQGFPYLVPFSFSDFIYTSLAEELGLTGMLAILLVFLILVERGLRTAITVRDGFGKLLAGGLAFTIALQTFVVVGGVTRLIPLTGLTLPFMAQGGSSLLSNWIIVAILLRVSDSALRPSTLPVRGQVGQGRIAPADGEHPGVGNADGEHPGTAPIQVVPPRVGGDL